CTGTGCCGAGCATAACATTATGTCGGATGTAGAGATTATCCCGATTCAGGAGATCAACGAAGCCTATGAGCGGGTGCTGAAGAGTGACGTGAAGTATCGCTTTGTAATTGACATGGCTTCCTTGTAAGTATAATTCTACTTCAATAATAACGCCTCTGCCTCCAAGCAGGGGCGTTTTTGTTTGCCTAAGCTTCTAAGCCAAATCCTTACATACTTTTTTCGGCCTAATAGCAGCTGAAAAATTGAATCAAAAGCATTCGCTAACAAGGGCTGTAAACCAAACCCTAAGGCAGGAACAGAACACACTGCAATCCTTGTTTCAAATTTAGCTAACTTGCATGCCTGTTGTGTTTATGCAGAACACAGCAACCTATAAATCAGAATTTACCTGTCCTTACCCGCTAACGCGCCGGTATGGGCGAAGATGAAAGTACGTTGGAAGAAGTAAAAACTACAAATACAGCCTCCATACACCAGGTGCCGAAAGACGGATCACGACTGCCGCTGATGGAGGCTTTTTACACCATACAGGGAGAAGGCGGCAACACGGGCGTGGCCTCTTTTTTTATCCGCCTGGGCGGGTGCGATGTGGGCTGCCACTGGTGTGATGTGAAGGAAAGCTGGGATGCTGAGCAGCACCCGCTAACGGAGATTAATGCTATTGTTGCTGCCGCAGAGGCTTACCCGGGTAAAAACATTGTGATTACGGGCGGCGAACCCTTGCTCTACAACCTCGGGCCGCTTACGGCACACTTACAGCAACAGGGCTTCAAAAACTGCATCGAAACATCAGGCGCCTACCCGCTCAGCGGCACGTGGGATTGGATCTGTTTGTCTCCAAAAAAGTTTAAAGCTCCCCATTCTTCCGTGTATCCCTTTGCACATGAACTAAAAGTAGTTATATTTAACAAGAGCGACTTTAAGTGGGCCGAGGAGCACGCCGCGCAGGTGGGGGCACATTGCCAGCTATACCTGCAACCCGAATGGAGCAGAGCCACTGAAATGACGCCGTTGATTGTGGAGTACGTAAAAAATAACCCAAAATGGCGTGTGTCGCTGCAGACGCACAAGTACATGGACATTCCGTAAGGTACCAACCTATATGCTCAAACACTTCCTTTTTGCCTGTCTGCTTACTTTTGGCGCTGCCTCGGGAGCCCAGGCGCAGACACAGAACCTGAACACATCCTCTGCTAAGGCAGCAAAGCTATACGATAAAGCAGATGATTATGTGCGGGCGAGGGATTTTGAGCGTGCCCTGCAAACCTTGGAAGAAGCCAAAGCCAAAGATCCGAATTTTTCCCAGGCGTATATCAGAGCGGCGAACCTGCATAAAATGATGGGCAACAAGGCTGCCTTCTTTGAGAACCTGGAACAGGGGCTGAAGCTGACGCCTTTTTCGAAAGGCTATGCCAACTACTATTATGAGCTGGCCGAGCTATACTTTGAGAGAGGCAACTATGCTAACGCCAAAGAGTGGTACGAAACGTTTCTGAAGACAGGTGCACGCAATGCCAAGCAAGTAGACTGGGCCAGACACCAACTGAAGACAATAGCATTTGCGCAGCAGGCAATGGAAAAGCCTGTGCCGTTCGATCCGGTGCCGATGCCTCAGCACCTGAACAAGTTCGGACTGCAGTACTTTCCGTATACCACCGCCGACCAGCGTTATTTTATTTATACTGCCCGTGCCAGTGCCCGCCCTGACCATGACGAGAACATTTACATCAGTCAGCTGAAAGGCGAGGAGTGGCAGGCACCAGTCTCTATTTCTGAAGGAATAAACACTCCTGCCAACGAAGGAGCAGCCACCATATCAGGTGATGGCAAAACGTTGGTATTTACCTCCTGTAACCGCCCTGATAGCCAGGGAGACTGTGATTTATATATTGCTTTCAGAACCGGCGGGGAATGGAGCAAGCCGCAGAACATGGGCAAGAGTGTGAACTCCAAAGCATGGGATTCGCAACCAAGTTTATCTGCTGATGGACGAACGCTCTACTTTAGCTCCACACGTGGCGGGGGAGTGGGCCGGGAGGATATCTGGGTGGCCTACCGCAACGACGACGGCTCCTGGAAAACACCGGTTAACCTGGGCAAACCCCTTAACTCCGCTGGCCGCGACATGGCCCCCTCTATTCACGTGAGTGGTTCCACATTATACTTCGTGAGCGACGGACACATTGGTTTGGGCGGGCTGGACATTTTTAAAGCCAACCTGAACACAAACAAAAAATGGACTGAGCCGGCAAACCTGGGCTACCCACTGAACACCTTCGCAGATGAAGGGTCCCTTTTCATTACACCGGATAACGAGATTGGCTACTACTCGCGCCAGGTTAACTCCGATTCCGGTGCTCCCAGTATTCAGCTTTTCCAGTTTAAGGTACCGGCCGAATGGCGTAGCCGCGAGACGAGCACTTATGCCCAGGGCCGTGTGTTTGATGCGGTCACAAAGAAGCCGCTGGCCGCTGAGGTGCAGCTGTACAATGTGCAGACAGATTCCCTTGTGCAGCAGGTGCAGTCCGACAAAGTATCAGGCGAATATACGGTGGTATTGACGGACGGAAAACAGTACGCGCTGTATGTTTCTGCCCCGAAGTACCTGCTTAACAGCCGCAGCTTTGATTATACTTCGGCCAAGGCCCTGTCGCCGGTGGCGCTGGATGTTTACCTGGATCCGGTAAAGTCCGGTGCGGCGATGGTGCTGAACAACCTCTTTTTTGATACGGGGAAGTATGAGTTGGAGAAAAAGTCAAAAACAGAGCTGAACAAGATCGTGATGTTCTTGCAGCAAAACCCATCTGTCAAAATCGAAATTTCAGGACACACGGACGATGTGGGGTCAGACAAAGCAAACCAACTGCTTTCTGAGCGCCGCGCCAAAGCCGTAGTAGATTACCTGGCCAGCCATGGCATCAGCAAAGAACGTTTCCGGTTTAAGGGATACGGTGAGGCAAAGCCTGTGAAGCCAAATACATCCGAAGAGAACCGCCAACTGAACCGCCGCATCGAAATGCGGGTCCTTTAGGGAGTTCTGAGTCTCGGGTTCTGAGTCCTGAGTTATAGGATTCTTTTTCAACAAACTCTTACCGTGATCAACTTTAGTTTAAAACAAGAGAGCCTCCACTACCACAAGTATAAATTCCCTCCCTGGAGGGGCTAGGGATGGATTAATCTTATCATAGACAACATCAATTCATATAAAACAGAAAGGGCTGATCCGAAGATCAGCCCTTTCTGTTTTATATATTGCTATACTTAGCGCTTGTCGATTGAAACATAATCACGCTCTGTCTCGCCGGTGTACACCTGACGTGGACGGCCGATAGGCTCTTTGTTTTCGCGCATTTCTTTCCACTGGGCAATCCAACCTGGCAGGCGCCCAAGTGCAAACATCACTGTGAACATGTCTGTTGGAATACCCAAAGCACGGTAGATGATACCTGAGTAGAAGTCTACGTTCGGGTACAGCTTGCGCTCCACAAAGTATGGATCGTTCAGGGCAGCCTCTTCCAGTTCTTTGGCGATGTTCAGGATCGGGTCTTTCACACCCATGGCGTTCAATACATCATCAGCTGTTTTCTTAATGATCTTGGCGCGTGGGTCAAAGTTTTTATACACTCGGTGTCCGAAGCCCATCAAACGGAAAGGATCATCTTTGTCCTTTGCCTTGTTGATGAATTTCTTGGAGTCGCCACCGTCTGCTTTGATCTGCTCCAGCATCTCAATAACCGCCTGGTTGGCACCACCGTGCAGCGGGCCCCACAGGGCGCTGATACCGGCAGATACAGAAGAGTAAAGGCTGGCGTTGGCAGAACCTACCAAGCGCACCGTAGAAGTAGAACAGTTCTGCTCATGGTCGGCGTGCAGGATCAGGAGCTTATTCAGGGCATCCACTACCACTGGGTTCACTTCGTAATCCTCTGTTGGATAAGCGAACATCATGTGCAGGAAGTTCGAGCAGTAATCCAGTTGGTTTTTAGGATAGTTAACCGGATGGCCAATGGAGTTCTTATAAGACCAGGCAGCGATGGTAGATATCTTGGCCATCAGGCGAATAATGGAAAGGTCCATTTCCTCTGTCGTCTGGTTCGGGTTAAGCGACTCAGGGTAAAAAGCTGTAAGTGAGCTAACCAGGGCAGAAAGAATACCCATAGGGTGCGAGGTGGACGGGAATCCATCCAGTATCTTGCGCATGTCTTCGTTCACCAACGTATGGCGACGAATCTTATCGCTGAAATCGGCCAGTTCCTCTGTTGTTGGCAGTGTGCCGTAAATCAGGAGGTAAGCCACCTCCACAAAGTTAGAGCGCTCAGCCAGCTGCTCAATTGGATAGCCTCTGTAGCGCAAAATGCCCAGTTCACCATCCAGGAATGTGATGGCACTTTTGGTGGCACCTGTATTTTTATAACCTGAGTCCAGGGTAATGTAACCTGTTTTACCGCGCAGCGAGGAGATGTCGATGGCTTTTTCGTTCTCCGTGCCTTCCACGATAGGCATCTGGTAAGATTTACCGTCTAATATTATTTCAGCAGATTCTGACATGTTGAATTATCTTTAATGTCCGTTGTTGTGTCTCAATTGGAAGCGAAATTATGGAAAATTGTTCTAAAATGAAACGCTGCAGTGCATAATATCTGCTGTTAACTATGTATAAAAGTTTCACTTTTGATCAACTTATGTATAAACGGTAAATCTGAGAAAAGTTTTAATTAAATCTGTACCCTGGTTTTTAATTTGTTGATTTGATGCGACACCTGGCTCAGAGGTTGGGTGAAGCAGGGTAATAGCAGGTTCCGGCAGCTGGCTTCACCAGCCGAACCTGTGGCTGCACCTTGAAGTATAAAAGTGGCAAAAGCCGATCATTATAGCTATTTTTGCAGCATGTATACCCGCGAACAAGCATCTCAGTTACGGCAGCAATTCTGGACTACCTTTGGCCAGTATCTTACTCCTTTGCTTTCGGCCGAAGGGATGCGGGTGAACTGGATAAATTATAAAACCGGCGCAAAGCACGTGTACTTCCGCATGAATGCCGACAAGAAGCAGGGATCCATAGCCATTGAACTGACGCACCCGGATGTTGAAATGCAGCAGCTGGTTTTCGAGCAGCTTCTGGAGCACAAAACGATGCTGCACGAGGCGCTGGGGGAGGAGTGGGAGTGGGCACTCCACACCACCGACGAAAACGACCGCACCGTCAGTCGCATCTATAAAGAGATTGCGCCAGCCAACGTCTTCAACAAAGACGACTGGCCGAAGCTGATCTCTTTTTTCAAGCCCCGCATTATCGCCCTGGATGCCTTCTGGAGCGATGCCAGGTATTCGTTTGAGGAGTAAAAGCTTACCAGGTGGTATCGTCTTCGGGGTTGGTGAAGCCAAGGCCGGGCTGGTAGCGGGTGCCGTTGCCGTTGAGGTGGTTCCACATGTCTACCTGCATCTTCTGCTTGTCAAGCCGAATAAACTCTTCCCATCGTTCCTGGTCATCCTCTGAGAACTGGTTCACCAGGTCGCTTAACTGCATGTTAGCCTGCTCTTGCAGCCTTGCCTGCAGCTCCGGGTCGGTGCGCAGCATGTGGTCTATCTTTATTCGGAAATAGGTATTCAGCTCCTTGTACCTATCCGCATCCCAGTTCTCCAGATTTTGATTTTCCATCCGTTCGTTATTCTAGTGCTTCCTTATACTTCTAGATATCCATACATCCTACCGCCCTTGTAAGATTGCTACAAACAGCCATACTGGTGCAAAAAAATAGTGGCCCACCAACTAAAACGGACGCAAGCTATTTATTTGTTCAGCCTGCGTGTCATTAATAGCTAATAAAGCGGCGGCTAATTTCACTTACTCGTTGAAATGGTACAGGAAAGTGATGATGCCGGTGTAGGCGGGTTTTTTACTGTCTTTAATTTCAAGCGTTACCTCCAGGCGTGCTTTGGCGATGCCCCGCAGGTTTTTCACCGATAGTAATTTAGCGCGTAGTCTAACTTCACTGTCTACTGTTACGGCCTGGTTAAAGCGCAGGCTTTCGATCTCATAGTTTACCTGCATTTTCAGGTTCTCTATGGTCGTGATCTGCTGCCAGAGGTAGGGCAGGAGCGAGACCGTAAGGTAGCCGTGCGCGATGGTTGCCTTAAAAGGTGTCTCAGTGGCGGCACGTTCAGCATCGGTGTGAATCCACTGGTGGTCCAGGGTAGCGTCGGCAAACTGGTTGATTTGCTGTTGGGTGATGGTGTGGTAATCGGAAATACCCATTTCGGCTCCCTCGTATTGCTCAAGTTCTTCCAGGCTTCTGATGGTTAGTTTACTCATGGAGTTGTGTGGTTAGTGGCTTAAATGTTCTGTGATGTGCTTTTAGTGTTCAGCGGTAGCTTGAAATGGAAAGGTAAAGATAAAAGCAATACGATAGTATAGGTAACATGATTGAAATACCCAATCTGAGCGCTGCTAGCTACCCGTTAACCATTCATACTTTATACTTTTCCTGTTCAATGACTACGCCTGTACTGTACGCGCCGCTACGGGTATGGTAACTTAATTCTCATATGAAGCTATCCTCAACAAACCCGAATGCAAGGTGAATTTATTGTGCTTCTCAGCAACTCAGGTGAGGCTGTAGCTATTTTATTTGAAGGTTTTTACTTGTGATACACGAGCAGAAGTATATAAAGTAATCTGAATGCAGAAGAGGCAACTGCAGCCGCGTAACTCTTGGCAGTTTTACCGGTATGCTTAGAAAGTAATTTAAAACTAGCGCTATGAAGTATAACCTGCTCGGAAAATCAGATCTGTCGGTAAGTGAAGTGAGTTTTGGCTGCATGTCGTTGGGAGACGACGATGCGGAAAATAAACAACTGCTGCACCAGGCGCTCGACAAGGGGATAAACTTTTTCGACACAGCGGATCTTTATGCAAAGGGTGAAAACGAGCGAACAGTGGGCAAAGCCTTCCAAGGCATGCGCGACCAGGTGTACATCGCCACCAAAGTAGGAAACCAGTGGCGCCCCGACGGCAGCGGCTGGGACTGGAACCCACGTAAAGAGTATATTTTGCAGGCAGTGGATAAAAGCCTGCAGCGCCTCCAGACAGCGTACATCGATCTCTACCAGCTGCACGGCGGCACCATTGACGACCCCATGGACGAAACGATTGAAGCCTTTGAACTGCTGCAGCAACAGGGTAAGATCCGGTACTTCGGTATTTCCTCTATCCGCCCCAACGTTGTCCGAGAATTCGTCATCCGGTCCAGTATCGTGAGTGTGATGATGCAATATAGCCTGCTGGATCGACGCCCGGAAGAGGCGGTGCTGCCTTTGCTGCAGCAGCATAACATTGGCGTGCTGGCACGCGGCAGCCTCGCGCAGGGGCTGCTGGCCGGTAAACCTGCTAAACCATACTTAAACTATGTAACCGATGAGGTCCGGAAAGCAGCTGAAGCAGTTAGTGCGTTGGCAGGTGAATCGGGTAATGCCGCTGCAACGGCTGTGCGCTATGTGCTGCAACAGCCAGCCATTACCACCGCCGTGCTCGGCATCCGGACAAACGAGCACTTGAAGGACGCACTCGCCGCTTCGACTACTACTGCACCTCTTGCAGATCAAGCTATACAAAAGTTGCAGGCGGCACTGCCCCTCAACAAATATGAGCAGCACCGGTAGCGTTACAGGCTCCTGATACACACATACCACTGGCGTATGCATCCGCTTTTGCCGATCGACAAGCATTGCTACATACTTTAGTTATAAATAGATGCTGTTGGGGAGCTGCTTTATACTTGCAGAGAATGTTATCCGGCACAAGGCACAAGCATACGTTTGCGCCGGATACCGGATTAACGTATGCCTTTCTCCGCTAAATACTCCTGCAGGCCTTTCTCAAACAGCGCCACTTCCTCCAGTGTGTTATAGGGAGCCAAGCCTATTCTGATCCAGCCGCCCATGGGATTGACGCCAAGTTTCTCTGCCATGGTGGAGGCATAGAAATGGCCGTCGGCGATGTTCATGTTGTATTTCTCGGCAAACCAGGAGGTGGCTTCGCGGGCGTTTACATTTTTGATGGTGAAGGCGAAAGTTGGCGTTTTAGGCGTACCTGCCGGTGCGCGGTAAAGGCGTACCCCCGGTTGCTCCTGTAAAAAACGCTCAATCCGTTCGGCCAGCGTCAGCTCGTGCGCCTCAATGCGCTGCATGCCCGACTGCAGCCGTTCCCGGCGGGTGGTACCTTCGCCCTGTGCTTCTATAAACGAGATAGCCCCGATCAGGCCGGCTATAGCTTCGTGGTTCTGCGTGCCCGTTTCCAGTTTATCCGGAATTTCCTGCGGCGCCGGCTGCAGTTTGTACACGGGCAGCTTCTCAAACAGCGAGGCCGCAATCACGGCCATGCCAATGTGCGGGCCAAAAAACTTGTAAGCCGAGCACAGCAACACATCGCAGCCAAGCGCTTTGAAGTCGATGGATAGGTGCGGCACCGCATGCACGGCATCTACTATCACCAGCGCGTTCACCTCTTTTGCCCGGGCCACAATACGAGCGACATCCGTTACCGTGCCCGTTACATTCGAGGACATTCCCACAGCCACCAGTTTCGTCTTTTCCGTAATTACCTCGTTCAGTCTGTCCAGCTCCAGGGTATAGGTGTTGGGGTTTACCTGCAGGAATTTCACTGCCGCGCCGGTGTCTTTCGCCAGTGTCACCCACGGGTCCACGTTGGCCCGGTGGTCCAGCTCAGTCACCACAATTTCATCTTCCCCAGAGATAGAAGAAGCAAGGCTACGGGCGATGGAAAAAGCCAGTGAGGTCATGTTCTGGCCGAAAGCCACTTCATGCGGGTCGCAGTGCAGCAAATCAGCCACGGTCTTGCGGCCTTCCTCCAGCAGGATATCGGTCTTCACGCTTGTCTGGAAGGGGCCGTGCAAATTGGCCATGCCACTGGTGATATATCCTACCAAGGCATCTATACTTTGCCGCGCCATCTGGGTGCCGCCGGGTCCATCAAAATAAATAAAGGGCTTTTGTTGACCGCCTTCTCGCAAGGCCGGGAAATCAGCACGCAGCTGCTCTATTGAAATCTGACTCATTGTTCTACGTTTTGTTCTCGCTCAATTTAGCTAAAAGAACGAGATGGAAACAGTTTAGTTAATAAGGAGGGCGCATCATAGTCTATGCGCACCCTGCAACACAGGGAAGGAGTTATGGCGCTACTGCAGACTTGCCGCTACAGCCAACTGAAAATATAAAAAATATATTTCAAGCAACAGTTATATGCCTTTGCCCAGCCTGTAGCCAATGCCGAGGCTGAAGAAAAGGCTGCTAAAACGGGTATCAGAAAAATTGATTCTCTTGGATAGACTGTTACCCGCCTGGTCAGTTCCCTCCAACGTGTAGGTGCCGAGATCGCCTTTCCCTACATAAAAGTACTGCAGCTGTAAATCAGCAGAAAAGCGTTTGCCTATGGCACTATTATAGCCTCCCTCTACCACGACTCCGGGTTTAAGGTAGGCCTTGTCTGCTAACTTTGTCTCTCCGTAAGAAGGAGCAGCCTGAAGGCGGTGGAAAGCAGGGCCCAGCCCCAGGCGGAGTGCAGGATAAGTGAGGGGGGCATACCCGATCGCTGCCAGGGTTAGGCAGGAGGTCTCGGTGGACAATGGGGCATAATCGCTGGAGAAACCATGCACATCCGTCTCCCTAAAGTTCACCAGCCCTTTTGCCTTGTACTTCTGCCTGAAGGTAAACGCTACGCCTACTTGTACCGCGGCTTCCTGCCGGTAATCCATGTTATCGAAAATTGCTTTCAAACCGCCACGATTATTCTTGACAGCAAAGCCGGCATCTTTTAACAGTTCCAGCATGCTGTGTCCCGATCCGGCAAAAATTACCCCGGAATGAAACGTGATAACAGGCCCGGCCGGAGAGGCAGACTGGCCCGCAGCAGACTGCCAAAGCACCAGTAAAAAGAGCAGAAGGAGAATATTTTTCATCAGCCCGGTTTATTAAGGCAATCGATCTTTATACTATTAGCGGAAAAAGTAGAGAGCCAACAGAGGCAGAAACAAGCCCGTAACAGCAAGCGCAGCAAACAATACCGTTTGCTGCGCTTGCTTTGCTGTAGTTTGGCTACTGGCCATACTTCCAACAGAGAGTCGGAAGTATGGCTTAGTCGTATTTGTTCTTTTTCTTTTCAAGTTTAGCAGCCGCCTTTTCCTTTGGTGTTTTGGCTGGCTTTTTCTTAACGTCCTTTTTTGCGTCTTGTGACTTTGCCATGGGAGTAGGTTTATAGTTTACCTAAAGATACGGGTTTTTTAATTCGGAGGTAAAGCTTTTGGGCAGGATAATGTTTTCTGGCTATATGCAGCAGGCAGTAATGTATACTTCCATCAAAGAAGGTCGCGGTAGCCGCCTTTAAACACCTCGTTTACATGCCAGATGGTGAATTATGGATCAGGGTAGAAGGCTTTCTTCTGTGGCGGTTTAATGGATTCGCCGTGGTGTTGCAGGAGCCATTCGTTTGCCCATATCCATTAACCTCATCCGAAACCAGCATACGCAGGTCTTCATGCAGGTACTAATGTTGTGAACATATTAATTTCATTGGACACTGTAAATGTCGTAACATATGTAAGGTTGGTTAAAGCTCGACTCACCTAAAGGTCAGCATATAAAAAGCCGCCCATGCACAAACACAGGCGGCTTTATACTTGAAGTTATCCCCCAACAACGGGCGCTAATCCTTTTTAAGATATATTCAGTCTTTGTTCTCCTCCTCTTCGTCCACCGTCACGGTTCTGGTCTGCTCGGTGGTGTCGTACTGCACCACGGTTTCCGTTACCTCGTATTCTGTCGCAACAGAATCCCGGTCCACTACTACGCCTTCCTCGGCGGTACTTCCTTTATCGGTTCGCTCACAGGCCATCATGCTTAGAGATCCCAGCACAAGTGCACCTGCAAAAAATATCTTTTTCATAATTGTATGTTTAAGTTATGTATGATCATAATACAATATCATGACATCTATGTGTCAGATGCTATATTTGGTGTATTTACGAGTATAACTATATAAAAGGTTTTTTTCGTCGACTTGTAGCTAGGTGAAACATGTAAAATGTACAAAAGTATCTGATGTACTGGTTTTACATAAACATAAACTTCTTCAACGCCTCCTCATGCCTTCTTTGGCCGAAGCAGGAGCAAAGCAAACGAATCTTCTAAAGTCAGCAAATTTAGAAGTATAGCTGCCACAGCTATACTTGAAGAAAAGCAAAAGCCCCAGCAGTGTATTTGGATGCTGCTGGGGCTTTTGCTCCCGAACGAGCTGTACCACATTTATTCTGCGGCAGCGCTTTTTCGGTGTTGGATGATTCTAAAGTCCTCCACCAGCTTTACCGCTTCGGGAATGTCTTCCGAGAAAAGGGCGATAAAGGCTCCCGTTGGGGCATATTCCAGGGCATGCGCCAAGGCACGTGTCTCCTGGTTTATCTCAAGGGGCTCCAGCTCAGGTTTCACTTTAAAGATGCCCTTCTTCAGCAGGTTGTTAATTTCCTTCCCGTCCCGCCCGCGCAAATCCTTGTCCTGCCGGATGATGATCTCGTCGAATACTTCGGCGGCGATGCGGCCCACTTCAATCATGTCCTCGTCGCGGCGATCACCTACACCGGCTATGATACCTATTTTTCTGGTGGCCGGCGTCTGCTCCACAAAATCACCGATGGCCTGCATGGCCGCAATGTTGTGGGCATAGTCGATGAGTACCTCCGCCTTGGGCAGGTTAAACAGGTTCATGCGGCCTGGCGTGGTTTCGGCAGAGGGGATAAAAGTGCGCAACGCCGTTTTGATCTCATTAATCTCCATGTGGGAGATATAGGCTGCCAGTGTAGCCGCCAGCACATTGTAAATATTAAACCGCGCTTTGCCACCAAAGGTAAGTGGTACATCTGCCACACGATCTATCCTGATCTTGTAGGAGTTCTTGAAAATGGAGATGTAGTTGTCTTCCAGCACAGCCGCCAGTCCCCCTTTCGAAATATGTTCTATGATGCGCGGGTTCTGCTCGTCCAGGCTGAAGAAAGCAACTTTGCAGCGGAGGCCATTGGCCATGTCGTACACCAGGTCATCATCCGCATTCAGGACTGCATAGCCGTTGGAGCAGACTGTTTTGGGAATTACGCCTTTCACGCGGGCCATGTCTTCCACGGTATTGATATCGCCAAGGCCCAGGTGGTCCTCCGACACGTTCATCACAATGCCAATGTCGCACTGCCGGAAGGCCAGGCCAGAACGCAGTAACCCGCCCCGGGCGCATTCCAGCACAGCATAGTTCACCGTCGGGTCTTTCAGCACAAACTCACTGCTGTAGGAGCCAGTGGTATCGCCTTTAATAATCTTACGGCCCTGAATATAGATGCCGTCGGTGGTGGTATAGCCGGTTTTATACCCTTTAAAGTTTAGAATATGCGAGATAAGGCGGGTAGTGGTGGTTTTGCCATTGGTACCGGTTACAGCCACAATCGGGATGCGCGAGGGGCTGCCATGCGGAAACAGCATGTTGATGATCGGCTCGGCCACGTTGCGGGGCAGGCCTTCGGTAGGGGAGATGTGCATTCGGAGGCCCGGTGCGGCATTCACCTCTATCACAGCACCCCTAGTTTCAGGCAGCGGTATGGCGATGTCGCTTGTCATCACGTCAACGCCGCAAATGTCAAGTCCAATAATGCCCGCAATGCGCTCGGCCATCAGCACGTTGTACGGGTGCACAATGTCGGTCACATCCTTGGCAGTACCGCCGGTGCTTAGGTTGGCGGTCTTCTTTAGGTACAGTTCTTCGCCTACTGGTAATACCGACTGCAGCGTGAGCCCTTTCTCCCGTAGGATGCTCCGGCTTATTTTGTCTATCTTGATGTGAGTGAGCGCCTTTTCGTGTCCCACGCCCCGGCGGGGGTCCTTGTTTACCTGGTTCACCAGTTGCCGCAACGTCGATTTGCCATCACCCACCACCATGGCAGGGGTGCGTTTGGCAGCGGCAATAAACTTGCCGTTGATGACCAGCAGGCGGTAGTCGTAGCCCTGAATAAACTGCTCTACCATCACCGCATTGGAATAGCGCTGAGCCTCTGCAAAACCCTTCAGGGCATCTTTCCAGTTTTCGATGTTGATGCTGGCCCCCTTGCCTTGGTTGCCATCCAGCGGCTTCGTTACGAGAGGATACCCCAGTTCCTCCACTGCCTCCTCCAGTTCGCGCGTGCAGTATACCGTCAGGCCCTGTGGTACAGGTACGCCCGCTTCCTCCAGTATGGCCTTAGTGATATTTTTGTTACCCGCGTTTTCGACAGCAAAGCAGGAAGTGTTGCTGCTCATAGCCGCCTGTATGCGTTTTTGGTACATGCCGTACCCGAGCTGGATGTGCCCGCTTTGCTTGTTCTGGATGTACGGGATGTTGCGGTTCACGGCCTCCTGCACAATGGCTTCGGTTGTCGGCCCAAAATACTCGTCTTCCCGGATCTGGTGCAGTTTGGCCACATCCTGAATCACGTTCACCCGTTCGCCTTGTGCCAGGGCCTCCGTAATGCGCACGGCCGCTTCAGCCGCATACTCGCCTGCCCGTTCCTGCTGGTACGAGAACACAACAAAGTCTACACCGGGCTGGCTCGATGCATAGCACCTGCCGTAGCCGCTGCTCATGCCCGCCATGGTTTGCAGCTCCAGGGCAATGTGCTGCACAAGTTTACTGAAGGTGGTGCCCTCGTTCACCAAACGTATAAAGCCGCCCTCTGTGCCAGCCGAGGAGCGGTGCTTGATGATGTCGGGGAAAAGTTTCTGTAGCTTCTGAGCCAGGTTTGGCACATCGCTGGTGAGGGTGTCCTGCTTCTCCTGTAGGTCCAGTTTGAGCACAATAATTTTAGGATGCTTGATGGACCAGTAATTAGGTCCACGCATTATTTTTATTTCCAGGATTTTCATGTGTTTAA
Above is a window of Pontibacter akesuensis DNA encoding:
- a CDS encoding citrate synthase; its protein translation is MSESAEIILDGKSYQMPIVEGTENEKAIDISSLRGKTGYITLDSGYKNTGATKSAITFLDGELGILRYRGYPIEQLAERSNFVEVAYLLIYGTLPTTEELADFSDKIRRHTLVNEDMRKILDGFPSTSHPMGILSALVSSLTAFYPESLNPNQTTEEMDLSIIRLMAKISTIAAWSYKNSIGHPVNYPKNQLDYCSNFLHMMFAYPTEDYEVNPVVVDALNKLLILHADHEQNCSTSTVRLVGSANASLYSSVSAGISALWGPLHGGANQAVIEMLEQIKADGGDSKKFINKAKDKDDPFRLMGFGHRVYKNFDPRAKIIKKTADDVLNAMGVKDPILNIAKELEEAALNDPYFVERKLYPNVDFYSGIIYRALGIPTDMFTVMFALGRLPGWIAQWKEMRENKEPIGRPRQVYTGETERDYVSIDKR
- a CDS encoding MaoC family dehydratase → MSKLTIRSLEELEQYEGAEMGISDYHTITQQQINQFADATLDHQWIHTDAERAATETPFKATIAHGYLTVSLLPYLWQQITTIENLKMQVNYEIESLRFNQAVTVDSEVRLRAKLLSVKNLRGIAKARLEVTLEIKDSKKPAYTGIITFLYHFNE
- a CDS encoding DUF4268 domain-containing protein produces the protein MYTREQASQLRQQFWTTFGQYLTPLLSAEGMRVNWINYKTGAKHVYFRMNADKKQGSIAIELTHPDVEMQQLVFEQLLEHKTMLHEALGEEWEWALHTTDENDRTVSRIYKEIAPANVFNKDDWPKLISFFKPRIIALDAFWSDARYSFEE
- a CDS encoding aldo/keto reductase: MKYNLLGKSDLSVSEVSFGCMSLGDDDAENKQLLHQALDKGINFFDTADLYAKGENERTVGKAFQGMRDQVYIATKVGNQWRPDGSGWDWNPRKEYILQAVDKSLQRLQTAYIDLYQLHGGTIDDPMDETIEAFELLQQQGKIRYFGISSIRPNVVREFVIRSSIVSVMMQYSLLDRRPEEAVLPLLQQHNIGVLARGSLAQGLLAGKPAKPYLNYVTDEVRKAAEAVSALAGESGNAAATAVRYVLQQPAITTAVLGIRTNEHLKDALAASTTTAPLADQAIQKLQAALPLNKYEQHR
- a CDS encoding OmpA family protein, yielding MLKHFLFACLLTFGAASGAQAQTQNLNTSSAKAAKLYDKADDYVRARDFERALQTLEEAKAKDPNFSQAYIRAANLHKMMGNKAAFFENLEQGLKLTPFSKGYANYYYELAELYFERGNYANAKEWYETFLKTGARNAKQVDWARHQLKTIAFAQQAMEKPVPFDPVPMPQHLNKFGLQYFPYTTADQRYFIYTARASARPDHDENIYISQLKGEEWQAPVSISEGINTPANEGAATISGDGKTLVFTSCNRPDSQGDCDLYIAFRTGGEWSKPQNMGKSVNSKAWDSQPSLSADGRTLYFSSTRGGGVGREDIWVAYRNDDGSWKTPVNLGKPLNSAGRDMAPSIHVSGSTLYFVSDGHIGLGGLDIFKANLNTNKKWTEPANLGYPLNTFADEGSLFITPDNEIGYYSRQVNSDSGAPSIQLFQFKVPAEWRSRETSTYAQGRVFDAVTKKPLAAEVQLYNVQTDSLVQQVQSDKVSGEYTVVLTDGKQYALYVSAPKYLLNSRSFDYTSAKALSPVALDVYLDPVKSGAAMVLNNLFFDTGKYELEKKSKTELNKIVMFLQQNPSVKIEISGHTDDVGSDKANQLLSERRAKAVVDYLASHGISKERFRFKGYGEAKPVKPNTSEENRQLNRRIEMRVL
- a CDS encoding 7-carboxy-7-deazaguanine synthase QueE; protein product: MEAFYTIQGEGGNTGVASFFIRLGGCDVGCHWCDVKESWDAEQHPLTEINAIVAAAEAYPGKNIVITGGEPLLYNLGPLTAHLQQQGFKNCIETSGAYPLSGTWDWICLSPKKFKAPHSSVYPFAHELKVVIFNKSDFKWAEEHAAQVGAHCQLYLQPEWSRATEMTPLIVEYVKNNPKWRVSLQTHKYMDIP